One Sander vitreus isolate 19-12246 unplaced genomic scaffold, sanVit1 ctg354_0, whole genome shotgun sequence genomic window carries:
- the LOC144513841 gene encoding uncharacterized protein LOC144513841: MAIADQLLEQMFSWIEQRERCAEQLKKLAQELESLREKCNASECVGSTVAVAGAACLIGAGVATVLTAGAAAPFLGLLGAAYSGTGFAVSVVTKITEHFLSNDTMKEAQNTEQKSNEIAEKIQKLFQQLKAERREVSSFADPDDLDRHITTEILKAMARRSGLDRKINFRMLDDEPQFFFDGPRYKSVDWVYFNTPVMVGFFGILAFFTVEVSGKKLKFLFAKGSRELIKLLSTTAFKTALKGGAKVVGGAVGMAFALPEAIDNWKEQIKKNHVTEASQSLRDTADAILKMTRILRGQFDDMKKMFDDIAKSQQEHEENKTQDCTEKPEEEESDGEDEGSDQEEEDIDSEDKESYQEEEESDGEEEGSDQEEEESDGEEEGSDQEEEESDGEEEGSDQEEEESDGEEEGSDQEEEESDGEEEGSDQEEEESDGEEEGSDQEEEESDGEEETEDDESKQTKRHQKKTQSEEREESKEVLEWCQDQRSNSSTVVESNHELENNQTPPAAIRVALLNLWSMNNKTSRILELITQSNLDVFLSTETYLREDTGVRVLREASPSNFNFYYQARASRGGGTAIQFTQALQSEQIHFNFITTFEFVAAVLQHEEWDEPVLIINVYHRPGYNLTQFRAFLDEFQTLLDRLILLNYNSIIVTGDFNIWVDVENRRSTDEFDWLLLINNLDQHVQEPTHRAGHSLDLVITRNVDIFDLFVLDNGISDHYTVYFSARPVSKDTREKTKKNMEQDDQVKRFKKEE; the protein is encoded by the exons ATGGCCATCGCCGACCAGCTGCTGGAGCAGATGTTCTCCTGGATCGAGCAGAGGGAGCGCTGTGCAGAGCAGCTGAAGAAACTGGCCCAGGAGCTGGAGTCACTCAGAGAGAAATGCAATGCCAGTGAATGTGTTGGCAGCACAGTGGCAGTGGCAGGAGCTGCATGTCTGATCGGTGCCGGCGTGGCCACTGTGTTGACCGCTGGAGCAGCTGCTCCATTTTTAGGTTTGTTAGGAGCAGCGTATTCAGGTACAGGCTTCGCTGTATCTGTAGTGACTAAAATCACAGAGCACTTCTTATCCAATGACACCATGAAAGAGGCGCAgaacacagaacagaagagcaatgaaattgcagaaaaaatacaaaaactgtTCCAGCAACTGAAGGCGGAGAGGAGGGAGGTGAGTTCCTTCGCAGACCCAGATGATCTGGACCGACACATCACGACTGAAATCCTGAAAGCCATGGCCAGACGGAGTGGACTGGATCGGAAGATCAACTTCCGCATGCTTGATGATGAGCCACAGTTTTTCTTCGATGGACCAAGATACAAGAGTGTCGACTGGGTCTACTTCAATACTCCAGTGATGGTTGGATTTTTTGGAATTTTAGCATTTTTCACAGTTGAAGTTAGTGGGAAAAAATTAAAGTTTTTGTTTGCTAAAGGATCGAGAGAACTCATCAAACTACTGTCTACAACTGCATTTAAAACAGCCCTTAAAGGAGGAGCCAAG GTTGTGGGAGGAGCTGTTGGAATGGCGTTTGCACTTCCTGAGGCGATTGACAACTGGAAAGAGCAGATCAAGAAGAATCATGTGACTGAAGCGAGCCAATCACTGAGAGATACAGCCGACGCTATTCTAAAGATGACCCGGATACTGAGGGGACAGTTTGACGACATGAA GAAGATGTTTGATGACATCGCTAAAAGTCAACAAGAACACGAAGAAAACAAGACTCAAGACTGTACAGAAAagccagaggaagaggagagtgaTGGTGAGGATGAAGGGAGCGATCAGGAAGAAGAGGACATTGATAGTGAGGATAAGGAGAGCTatcaggaggaagaggagagtgatggtgaggaggaagggagtgatcaggaggaagaggagagtgatggtgaggaggaagggagtgatcaggaggaagaggagagtgatggtgaggaggaagggagtgatcaggaggaagaggagagtgatggtgaggaggaagggagtgatcaggaggaagaggagagtgatggtgaggaggaagggagtgatcaggaggaagaggagagtgatggtgaggaggaagggagtgatcaggaggaagaggagagtgatggtgaggaagagacagaagatGATGAAAGCAAGCAGACAAAGCGTCATCAAAAGAAGACTCAAagtgaagaaagagaagagagtaaAGAAGTGTTGGAATGGTGCCAGGATCAGAGAAGTAACAGCAGCACTGTCGTGGAAAGCAATCACGAGCTTGAGAACAACCAAACACCACCTGCAGCAATAAGAGTGGCGTTGCTCAATCTTTGGTCTATGAATAACAAAACATCCAGAATCTTAGAGCTCATAACACAAAGCAATCTGGACGTCTTTCTCTCAACAGAGACTTACCTAAGAGAAGACACCGGAGTCAGAGTCCTCCGGGAGGCCTCGCCATCAAATTTCAATTTTTATTATCAGGCGAGAGCTAGTAGAGGGGGAGGGACAGCGATTCAGTTCACACAGGCATTGCAGAGTGAACAAATTCATTTTAACTTCATAACGACCTTTGAATTTGTTGCAGCAGTTCTGCAACATGAGGAATGGGACGAACCTGTCCTCATTATTAATGTGTATCACAGACCAGGGTACAACTTGACCCAATTCCGCGCATTCCTGGATGAGTTTCAAACACTGTTGGACCGTCTCATACTTCTCAACTACAACAGCATCATTGTGACCGGTGATTTCAATATCTGGGTTGATGTTGAAAACAGGCGCTCTACTGATGAGTTTGATTGGCTTTTGTTGATTAACAATCTGGACCAGCATGTACAGGAACCAACACACCGGGCAGGTCACTCTCTGGATCTGGTGATCACCAGAAATGTTGACATCTTTGATCTCTTTGTCTTGGACAATGGAATATCAGATCATTACACAGTTTATTTCAGCGCAAGGCCAGTGTCAAAAGATACGAGggagaaaaccaaaaaaaacatggaacaGGACGATCAGGTGAAACGATTCAAAAAGGAGGAATAG